One Meiothermus sp. CFH 77666 genomic region harbors:
- a CDS encoding S8 family serine peptidase has translation MVNETPTRWFVELSGGAVSDGISLQSVQAQQAAFRQAAQAAGVKILYSYTELVNGFSVEVPGNDRKLLYTLPGVEGVYPVGMYKLPPREAANPDLASAITQTGADIAQNDLGLTGRGVKVGIIDSGIDIQHPAFAGRIVDGYDFVGDAYDASDPSKSTPVPDPNPDDCDGHGTHVAGIVGGKDSQITGVAPGVTFGAYKVFGCEGSTGDDVILAALERAETAGMDVVNMSLGSPFGWSMLGKAVTKMVKRGTVVVASAGNNGNLGLFATGDPAATQGVISVASFDNVSVNAQKAIVNATNSPLGYLVLGGAEAPPTSGTSAEVVWIGRSCNADALLANPAGKVALIERGACTFNEKYQKAVAAGAVGVIIHNNAAGLFAGGGIVGAPGVFGISISLADGLALRALTSPTTLTWTAGTTLVANPTGNLISSFSSWGLSQDLKLKPDLGAPGGLIRSALPLEQGGYGILSGTSMSAPHVAGAVALLLEGNPAFWRTQRPSEVIKYLQNTAMPKPFALAPASGFPETSFREGAGMIDIVAAVQNRVTVTPSAISFAEKAGAHTERLVLRNRSNVPLIYRPTHLASPSATGSIYSPSFNTAAATVSFSHSQITVPARGEAILTVTITPPAGLAAKSLYGGYILLNPVGAGIKMNVPYVGMPGGYQAIQVLTPAASGFPLLGRLNAAGTAFDILPGGGTFTLQGNDVPQILAHFEHGAQAYEMVILDAATNAPIHPKFNRADYGEYLPRNSSANGFFAIAWDGTRITKYKNEDIYGNKIPVPSEFQAVPNGQYKLQIRVLKPTGNRNNLADWETWTSPVITLARP, from the coding sequence CCGGCGGGGCGGTTTCCGATGGCATTAGCCTCCAAAGCGTGCAAGCCCAACAAGCAGCCTTCCGTCAGGCCGCCCAGGCTGCAGGCGTCAAAATCCTTTACTCGTACACCGAGCTGGTCAACGGTTTCTCGGTGGAAGTACCCGGCAACGATCGCAAGTTGCTCTACACCCTACCCGGAGTGGAGGGCGTTTATCCGGTGGGGATGTACAAGCTACCCCCGCGTGAGGCAGCCAATCCCGATCTGGCCAGCGCCATCACCCAAACCGGAGCCGACATTGCCCAGAACGACCTGGGCCTCACAGGTCGGGGCGTGAAGGTGGGCATCATTGACTCCGGGATTGACATCCAGCACCCCGCATTTGCAGGCCGCATTGTAGACGGCTACGACTTTGTGGGCGACGCTTACGATGCCTCTGACCCGAGCAAGTCCACTCCGGTTCCCGACCCCAACCCCGACGACTGTGACGGCCACGGCACGCACGTAGCGGGCATTGTGGGCGGTAAGGATAGTCAGATCACCGGCGTGGCCCCTGGGGTCACATTTGGGGCCTATAAGGTTTTTGGTTGCGAGGGCTCCACGGGGGATGACGTAATCCTGGCTGCCCTCGAGCGGGCCGAGACCGCTGGTATGGATGTGGTTAACATGAGCCTGGGCTCGCCCTTCGGCTGGAGCATGCTGGGCAAGGCCGTTACCAAGATGGTCAAACGCGGCACCGTGGTGGTGGCGTCGGCTGGCAATAACGGCAACCTCGGGCTATTCGCAACCGGTGACCCCGCCGCCACCCAGGGCGTTATCAGCGTGGCCTCCTTCGACAACGTTAGCGTGAATGCCCAAAAAGCCATCGTGAACGCCACCAACAGCCCGCTCGGCTATCTGGTGCTGGGCGGGGCTGAAGCCCCCCCCACCAGCGGCACCAGCGCCGAGGTGGTCTGGATTGGCCGCTCCTGCAATGCTGATGCCCTGCTCGCGAACCCTGCAGGGAAGGTGGCCCTGATCGAACGCGGCGCGTGTACCTTCAACGAAAAATATCAGAAGGCCGTTGCTGCCGGAGCGGTGGGCGTCATCATTCACAACAATGCAGCAGGCCTCTTTGCGGGCGGTGGCATTGTGGGGGCTCCGGGGGTCTTTGGCATCAGCATCTCGCTAGCCGATGGCCTGGCTCTGCGCGCTCTCACCTCCCCCACCACGCTAACCTGGACTGCCGGTACCACCCTGGTTGCGAACCCCACCGGCAACTTAATCTCTAGCTTCAGCTCCTGGGGTCTTAGTCAAGACTTGAAACTCAAGCCCGACCTGGGCGCGCCCGGCGGCCTGATTCGCTCGGCCCTCCCGTTGGAGCAAGGCGGCTACGGTATCTTGAGCGGCACCTCCATGTCGGCACCGCACGTTGCGGGTGCAGTAGCCCTTTTGCTGGAGGGCAACCCCGCGTTCTGGCGTACGCAGCGCCCCAGCGAGGTCATCAAGTACCTCCAGAATACCGCCATGCCCAAGCCCTTCGCCCTGGCCCCAGCCAGCGGTTTCCCGGAAACCAGCTTCCGCGAGGGCGCCGGGATGATTGACATCGTGGCAGCAGTGCAGAACCGTGTGACCGTGACGCCTTCCGCCATTTCCTTCGCCGAAAAGGCAGGCGCCCACACCGAACGGCTGGTGCTCAGGAACCGCAGCAACGTGCCGCTCATCTACCGGCCTACCCACCTGGCAAGTCCCTCGGCCACGGGCAGCATTTATTCGCCTAGCTTCAATACCGCAGCCGCCACGGTCAGCTTCAGCCATAGCCAGATCACCGTGCCGGCCAGGGGCGAGGCCATCCTGACCGTAACCATCACGCCACCGGCGGGCCTGGCAGCCAAGAGCCTGTATGGGGGTTACATCCTCCTGAACCCGGTGGGTGCGGGCATCAAGATGAACGTGCCCTACGTGGGCATGCCGGGAGGTTATCAGGCCATTCAGGTACTGACACCGGCGGCCTCTGGCTTCCCCCTTCTGGGCAGGCTTAACGCCGCAGGCACCGCATTCGACATCCTGCCCGGCGGGGGCACCTTTACCCTCCAGGGCAACGACGTACCACAGATTCTGGCACACTTCGAACACGGGGCCCAGGCCTACGAAATGGTCATTCTCGACGCGGCCACCAACGCCCCCATCCACCCCAAGTTCAATCGCGCTGACTACGGTGAGTACCTACCCCGCAACTCCTCGGCTAATGGCTTCTTCGCCATTGCGTGGGATGGAACCCGCATCACCAAGTACAAAAACGAGGACATCTACGGCAACAAGATTCCGGTACCCAGTGAGTTCCAGGCTGTACCCAACGGGCAGTACAAACTGCAAATCCGGGTGCTCAAACCCACCGGCAACCGCAACAACCTCGCCGACTGGGAAACCTGGACTTCGCCGGTCATCACCCTGGCCCGTCCGTAA
- a CDS encoding AbrB/MazE/SpoVT family DNA-binding domain-containing protein encodes MELAKLSRKGQVSIPRKLLRALGISGEGYFLVELSPDGGILLRPAGVYPIELYSPERIQEFLQEDALTEEERSKLHNLSER; translated from the coding sequence ATGGAACTGGCCAAGCTCAGCCGCAAAGGGCAGGTCTCCATCCCCCGCAAGCTGCTGCGGGCGCTGGGGATCTCGGGCGAGGGCTACTTTCTGGTGGAGCTCTCCCCCGATGGGGGCATTCTGCTGCGCCCTGCCGGGGTCTACCCCATAGAGCTGTACAGCCCGGAGCGCATACAGGAGTTCTTGCAGGAGGACGCCCTAACCGAAGAGGAGCGCTCTAAGCTCCATAACCTGTCGGAGCGCTGA
- a CDS encoding GNAT family protein, which translates to MELRGPRIRLRPPRPEDTEALFALMSDLELAPFVYWNPHQSPQETYEYLECLQAKEGFFIIEAEGRPAGVIGLHLDWPNKLGETETWLGRPYWGTGLNTEAKVVLFDFAFGPWDLRRIQAIAHVHNPRSQRALEKLGFQREGLLRRWRWIRGEPWDFYMYSLLPEEWMSSRPPIFY; encoded by the coding sequence ATGGAACTGCGCGGCCCCCGCATCCGGCTTCGCCCCCCCCGCCCGGAGGACACCGAGGCGCTGTTTGCATTGATGTCCGACCTCGAGCTGGCCCCTTTTGTGTACTGGAACCCCCACCAGAGCCCCCAGGAAACCTACGAGTACCTGGAGTGCTTGCAAGCCAAGGAGGGCTTTTTCATCATCGAGGCCGAAGGCCGACCCGCCGGGGTGATTGGGCTGCACCTGGACTGGCCCAACAAGCTGGGCGAGACCGAGACCTGGCTGGGGCGGCCCTACTGGGGTACCGGCCTCAACACCGAGGCCAAGGTGGTGCTCTTCGATTTTGCCTTTGGGCCCTGGGACTTGCGCCGTATCCAGGCCATTGCCCACGTGCACAACCCGCGCTCGCAGCGGGCGCTGGAGAAGCTGGGCTTTCAGCGCGAAGGGCTCTTGCGCCGCTGGCGCTGGATTCGCGGGGAGCCCTGGGATTTTTACATGTACAGCCTGCTGCCCGAAGAGTGGATGTCAAGCCGGCCACCCATTTTTTACTAG
- a CDS encoding AAA family ATPase → MPTPACLYLLDEPHMRVGEVRHDLTPSRPVQLLVYLACRGEWVSREALAALFWPDSPEEEARHNLRVVLHRARALPWAGGLEVERERVRLLMDTDTAHFRQALGQARWEQAVRLHRRPFLQGFPLQDAPALEDWATLERESLLEAWQQAARHHAEALQQAEQHAEACKLLAEILRQNLLSEDVLQDYLRAAYLAGQREAALKLYERFAGELRQELGLEPMRATQELAQALRRSEPLQAVPPKPPPRIPLEVLRPPRLVGREAEQARLRGSSALLVHGEPGVGKSRLLQEVFPQAPLLRAREGLENVPFYPVLDYLKANLANLPDLGPYREDLARLLPEAYPGFAPPPGEPGSAKARLLEALARALAPAGRLLFDDLQWADEGTLELLLYLHSRGQPWAGAYRSHEVGPALAKAIEALRGSGAEELALEPLAAPSVQALLADLIGVEEGPPVFAGWLHGQTGGNPFFALETLKALFENGVLRAEQGQWHTDLDEVTRDYSELQIPPKVAEVIRRRVGRLSEPALRVVQAASVVGEGFGPRLLAGVTGLSEWAVLGGLEEAETLGLMQSAQFTHDLIRQGVYSDLPSSRRTMLHSTVAQSLGEADPALRARHHQAAGELERASRLWEEAAEGTPDAAVAVGLLRRALETNADPRRKIELELKLIQQLGGAGLYEEGKSRLEALLQQSLSVSQRACALALLAGVHVQNMQVALAEPILADLEQNYPFDLLDEHAQVTVGLLRKSWHFQKGEYDLALDMARKLAEIYAQHHDPATRFDLVLLKNDMGAQLTQLGRLDEARRELEEAFALAQALHSRHGKISCMSNLVYYWIVRGEPAQILAPARAVLAEDPAYEEGRTDNLEVNLGTACLRLERWEEAIGHYEAVRQKGRHPMFGLLARTRLFGLYHQTGQPEKAHRALQEALTFLPKTAHLPTRAILLTLSLQHGTPEELAMVRQAVEPLERTRLPREVRAQLEAAEAARG, encoded by the coding sequence ATGCCCACGCCTGCCTGCTTGTACCTGCTTGACGAGCCCCACATGCGGGTGGGGGAGGTGCGCCACGACCTAACCCCCTCGCGCCCGGTACAGCTGCTGGTCTACCTGGCCTGCCGGGGGGAGTGGGTAAGCCGCGAGGCGCTGGCCGCCCTCTTCTGGCCCGACAGCCCCGAGGAGGAAGCCCGCCACAACCTGCGGGTGGTGCTGCACCGGGCCAGGGCGCTGCCCTGGGCCGGGGGCCTCGAGGTCGAGCGGGAGCGGGTGAGGCTCTTGATGGACACCGACACCGCCCATTTCCGACAGGCGCTGGGCCAGGCCCGCTGGGAACAGGCTGTGCGCCTGCACCGGCGGCCTTTTTTGCAGGGCTTCCCCTTGCAGGACGCACCCGCCCTGGAAGACTGGGCCACCCTCGAGCGCGAGAGCCTGCTGGAGGCCTGGCAGCAGGCCGCCCGCCACCACGCCGAGGCCCTCCAACAAGCCGAGCAGCACGCCGAGGCCTGCAAGCTGCTGGCGGAAATCCTGCGGCAGAACCTGTTAAGCGAGGACGTGTTGCAGGACTACTTGCGGGCCGCCTACCTGGCCGGGCAGCGGGAGGCGGCCCTGAAGCTCTATGAACGCTTCGCAGGGGAGCTGAGACAGGAGCTGGGGTTGGAGCCCATGCGGGCCACCCAGGAACTGGCCCAGGCCCTGCGGCGGAGTGAGCCGCTTCAAGCAGTCCCACCAAAACCGCCGCCCAGGATTCCCCTCGAGGTGCTGCGCCCGCCCCGCCTGGTAGGCCGCGAGGCCGAGCAGGCCCGGCTGCGGGGGTCGTCGGCGCTGCTGGTCCACGGCGAACCGGGGGTGGGCAAGTCCCGCCTGCTCCAGGAGGTCTTCCCCCAAGCCCCGCTCCTGCGGGCCCGCGAAGGGCTGGAGAACGTGCCCTTCTACCCGGTGCTGGACTACCTCAAGGCAAATCTTGCCAACCTCCCAGACCTGGGCCCCTACCGCGAAGACCTGGCCCGGCTGCTGCCGGAGGCCTACCCCGGCTTCGCCCCGCCCCCTGGCGAGCCCGGCAGCGCCAAAGCCCGCCTTCTGGAAGCCCTGGCCCGCGCCCTGGCCCCCGCCGGACGGCTGCTGTTCGACGACCTGCAGTGGGCCGACGAGGGCACCCTGGAGCTTTTGCTGTACCTGCACAGCCGGGGGCAGCCCTGGGCAGGGGCCTACCGGAGCCACGAGGTGGGGCCGGCCCTGGCAAAAGCCATCGAGGCCCTACGCGGAAGCGGGGCGGAGGAGCTGGCCCTGGAGCCGCTGGCAGCCCCCTCGGTGCAAGCCCTGCTGGCCGATTTGATTGGGGTGGAGGAAGGGCCCCCGGTCTTTGCCGGCTGGCTGCACGGCCAGACCGGCGGCAACCCCTTCTTTGCCCTCGAGACCCTCAAGGCCCTCTTCGAGAACGGGGTGCTGCGGGCCGAGCAAGGCCAGTGGCACACCGACCTGGACGAGGTGACCCGCGACTACAGCGAGCTGCAAATCCCCCCCAAAGTGGCCGAGGTGATCCGCCGCCGGGTGGGCCGCCTCTCCGAGCCCGCCCTGCGGGTGGTGCAGGCCGCCAGCGTGGTGGGCGAGGGCTTTGGCCCCAGGCTGCTGGCCGGGGTGACCGGGCTTTCGGAGTGGGCGGTGCTGGGGGGACTCGAGGAGGCCGAAACCCTGGGGCTCATGCAAAGCGCCCAGTTTACCCACGACCTGATCCGCCAGGGGGTGTACAGCGACCTTCCATCCTCGAGGCGAACCATGCTTCACAGTACAGTAGCCCAAAGTCTCGGCGAGGCCGACCCGGCGTTGCGGGCACGACATCACCAGGCGGCAGGTGAGCTCGAGCGGGCCAGCCGCCTATGGGAGGAAGCCGCCGAAGGCACTCCCGATGCGGCGGTTGCGGTAGGGCTTTTGCGCAGAGCGCTGGAAACCAACGCTGACCCCAGGCGGAAGATAGAGCTCGAGCTCAAACTTATCCAGCAACTGGGCGGCGCCGGGCTGTACGAAGAGGGCAAGAGCCGCCTCGAGGCCCTCTTGCAACAGTCTCTAAGCGTTTCCCAACGGGCCTGTGCCCTTGCCTTGCTGGCTGGGGTACATGTGCAAAACATGCAGGTTGCCCTGGCCGAGCCCATCCTGGCCGACCTCGAGCAAAACTATCCTTTCGACCTCCTGGACGAGCACGCCCAGGTTACGGTGGGCCTTTTGCGCAAGTCCTGGCACTTCCAGAAAGGTGAATACGACCTGGCCCTGGACATGGCCCGAAAGCTGGCCGAAATCTATGCCCAGCACCACGACCCGGCGACCCGCTTCGACCTGGTTCTACTCAAAAACGATATGGGAGCCCAGCTTACCCAACTGGGTCGCCTGGACGAAGCCCGGCGCGAACTGGAAGAAGCCTTCGCCCTCGCACAGGCTCTACACTCGCGTCACGGCAAGATCTCCTGCATGAGCAACCTGGTGTACTACTGGATTGTACGGGGTGAACCGGCGCAAATTCTGGCGCCCGCCAGGGCCGTGCTGGCCGAAGACCCGGCCTACGAGGAAGGACGCACTGACAACCTCGAGGTCAATCTAGGCACCGCCTGCTTGCGCCTCGAACGCTGGGAGGAGGCCATCGGCCACTACGAGGCGGTGCGCCAAAAGGGCCGCCACCCCATGTTCGGCCTCCTGGCCCGCACCCGCTTGTTTGGGCTATACCATCAGACCGGCCAGCCCGAAAAAGCCCACCGGGCCCTGCAAGAGGCCCTGACCTTCCTGCCCAAAACCGCCCACCTGCCTACCCGCGCCATCCTGCTCACCCTGTCCCTGCAACACGGCACCCCTGAGGAGCTGGCGATGGTGCGGCAAGCAGTTGAGCCCCTCGAGCGCACCCGGCTTCCCCGTGAGGTGCGGGCCCAGCTCGAGGCCGCCGAGGCTGCTCGAGGCTGA